A single Chiloscyllium punctatum isolate Juve2018m chromosome 26, sChiPun1.3, whole genome shotgun sequence DNA region contains:
- the snai3 gene encoding zinc finger protein SNAI3 isoform X3, with protein MPRSFLIKKHCSTKKPNYSQLEIQNATAFSPYLYKGLAFPLMPQVEVLTPIICDPPKLWDRAPISLRVCLPPPPDANVGTETPFSSQPSLEISVKECTAVRGSSTLLRDTVNDLNLSLSKKAKRRTTNNGALKGDSNTEEKTLEVESTAEAIQEKFECFHCRKVYNTLSGLSKHRQLHCESQTRKYFNCKYCDKEYVSLGALKMHIRTHTLPCVCKICGKAFSRPWLLQGHIRTHTENYYVNEDDDRIGLSYNVLSYSLFLICSA; from the exons ATGCCCCGTTCTTTCCTCATTAAGAAGCATTGCAGCACCAAAAAGCCCAACTACAGCCAGCTGGAAATTCAGAATG CAACAGCCTTTTCACCTTATTTGTATAAGGGTTTGGCATTTCCACTGATGCCACAGGTCGAAGTGCTCACTCCCATCATTTGTGACCCACCGAAACTGTGGGACAGAGCTCCTATTAGTCTCCGGGTGTGTCTTCCCCCTCCTCCAGATGCCAATGTTGGAACAGAAACACCATTCAGTAGCCAACCAAGCCTGGAGATCAGTGTTAAGGAATGCACGGCTGTCAGAGGCAGCAGCACCCTACTAAGAGATACAGTGAATGACCTTAACCTGTCCCTTTCTAAAAAAGCCAAAAGAAGAACCACAAACAATGGTGCATTAAAAGGAGACAGCAACACTGAGGAAAAAACCCTTGAAGTTGAAAGCACTGCTGAAGCAATCCAGGAGAAATTTGAGTGTTTTCACTGTCGCAAGGTGTACAATACTTTATCTGGGCTATCTAAACACAGACAGCTTCATTGTGAATCACAGACTAGAAAATACTTTAACTGCAAGTATTGTGATAAGGAATATGTCAGCCTGGGTGCATTAAAGATGCACATAaggacacacacactgccctgtgtctgtAAAATCTGTGGTAAAGCCTTCTCAAGACCGTGGCTGTTACAGGGACACATCAGAACACATACAG AAAATTATTATGTGAATGAGGATGATGACCGGATTGGACTCAGCTACAATGTGCTCTCTTATTCCCTTTTCCTAATATGTAGTGCATGA